A portion of the Eubacterium maltosivorans genome contains these proteins:
- a CDS encoding GNAT family N-acetyltransferase, translating to MENLTLIPPTKANKTAILAFKNEFFQAGERVINGSALLDQMDYEEWLENIRRNRDFQTVREDWVVSSTFLAVREQDQRIVGIVDLRHSLGQPFLAEYGGHIGYAVRPSERGKSYAVQILSLALEAAQKLGLEAVMLGCYADNMGSIKTMLKCGGVLKEEKPYIDGKPMCIYWITIKAGPIRRLIQKDMERAAEIVNHCWKTTYAGYVDPVQLDEVWCGKRSEAIKDEFRTNQLENYVFDEKGVKGVLSCGKSADADKPGAFELWRIYVDPAFQAQGIGSKLLAFGEALARERNYQEMVIWAFEKNENACAFYKKHGYKPDITQHLGENFNAEGLRFIKSL from the coding sequence ATGGAAAACTTAACACTCATCCCACCCACAAAAGCAAATAAAACTGCAATACTGGCGTTCAAAAATGAATTTTTTCAAGCCGGCGAAAGAGTCATCAACGGCAGCGCGCTTCTCGATCAGATGGATTATGAGGAGTGGCTGGAAAACATTAGAAGAAATAGAGATTTTCAAACAGTGCGGGAGGACTGGGTGGTGTCCTCGACGTTTTTGGCAGTCCGTGAACAAGATCAGCGGATTGTGGGGATTGTTGATCTTCGTCACAGCCTGGGTCAGCCCTTTCTTGCGGAATACGGGGGACATATTGGCTATGCTGTCCGCCCTTCGGAGCGCGGGAAAAGCTATGCGGTGCAGATTTTATCGCTGGCGCTTGAGGCGGCTCAGAAGCTGGGGCTTGAGGCAGTGATGCTGGGTTGCTACGCGGATAATATGGGATCAATCAAAACGATGCTGAAATGTGGTGGTGTATTAAAAGAGGAGAAGCCTTATATTGATGGAAAGCCCATGTGCATTTATTGGATTACCATCAAGGCGGGACCTATCCGCAGGCTCATACAAAAAGATATGGAACGTGCAGCGGAAATCGTCAACCATTGCTGGAAAACCACTTATGCGGGCTATGTGGACCCTGTGCAGCTCGATGAAGTGTGGTGCGGCAAACGCAGTGAGGCCATTAAAGACGAATTCCGGACAAACCAACTGGAGAATTACGTGTTCGATGAAAAAGGAGTGAAAGGCGTACTCTCCTGTGGTAAAAGCGCAGATGCGGATAAGCCCGGGGCCTTTGAGCTCTGGCGGATTTATGTTGATCCGGCGTTTCAGGCGCAGGGGATTGGCAGTAAGCTGCTGGCGTTTGGAGAAGCGCTGGCAAGAGAACGGAATTATCAGGAAATGGTTATCTGGGCCTTTGAAAAAAATGAAAATGCCTGTGCGTTTTATAAAAAGCATGGCTACAAACCGGATATTACGCAGCATCTGGGTGAAAACTTTAATGCTGAGGGTCTCAGATTTATAAAATCATTATAA
- a CDS encoding C-GCAxxG-C-C family protein has product MDDQEKKDQIFSYAVENFKNGLNCAECVYDALIRADVLEAAPETRAMCTGFGGGIGLSGYTCGALSGAVMANSAIYGRPDPWAVPDEERGHEVAAKYYRRYNKMVHDFEAANGGVLCRDICSKYEDWHSKDRKKACLKLIGAAAVMAYEYLQMPQEEAFELPYGENMGEMK; this is encoded by the coding sequence ATGGATGATCAGGAAAAAAAGGATCAGATTTTCAGTTATGCGGTTGAGAATTTTAAAAACGGATTAAACTGCGCGGAGTGCGTTTATGACGCGTTGATCAGGGCAGATGTGCTGGAGGCTGCGCCCGAAACAAGAGCGATGTGCACAGGCTTTGGCGGCGGCATCGGGCTCAGCGGTTATACCTGCGGAGCGCTTTCCGGAGCGGTCATGGCAAACAGCGCCATATATGGCCGGCCTGATCCATGGGCAGTGCCGGATGAGGAAAGAGGCCATGAGGTGGCGGCTAAGTATTACAGGCGCTATAATAAAATGGTGCACGATTTTGAGGCGGCGAACGGAGGCGTGCTCTGCCGGGATATCTGCTCAAAATACGAGGACTGGCACAGCAAAGACCGGAAAAAGGCATGTCTCAAGCTTATCGGCGCCGCGGCGGTGATGGCTTATGAATATTTACAGATGCCGCAGGAAGAAGCCTTTGAATTACCTTACGGTGAAAACATGGGAGAAATGAAGTAA
- a CDS encoding metal-dependent transcriptional regulator, giving the protein MEMEKKLTESIEDYIETIYLDFSQDNRGVRITDLAQAMGVSKASANDAVKKLKSLGYVEHERYGQIYLTDSGEAMGIKIYEKHCIITKFLNQVLDVSPKVAENDACCIEHIISDETFEKMKAYLKDNE; this is encoded by the coding sequence ATGGAAATGGAAAAAAAACTGACCGAATCAATTGAAGACTATATTGAAACCATATATTTGGATTTTTCGCAGGATAACCGGGGCGTCCGCATCACCGACCTTGCCCAGGCCATGGGGGTGAGCAAGGCCAGCGCCAACGACGCTGTCAAAAAGCTGAAATCCCTGGGTTATGTAGAGCATGAGCGCTATGGCCAGATCTATCTGACCGACAGCGGCGAGGCCATGGGCATCAAAATCTATGAAAAACACTGTATTATTACCAAGTTTTTAAACCAGGTTCTGGATGTCAGCCCTAAGGTGGCAGAAAACGACGCCTGCTGTATCGAGCATATCATCAGCGATGAAACCTTTGAAAAGATGAAAGCTTATCTGAAGGATAACGAATAA
- a CDS encoding MFS transporter, whose amino-acid sequence MNKNRTYSKWSILFTVLIMTFMVTLDGSIVNVALPVMSSELNASMGDIEWVASIYLVVTCATILIFGRLGDMIGKVRIFQIGVILFTIGSLLCSISGTLPLLIGARVVQGLGSAAALANNQGIITESFPPDERGKALGFVSTFVALGSMTGPTLGGMILTVLPWTYIFLINIPVGVLSFLIGLRTLPNKKPAKPGRLDAKGSVLLLLSILLLFGSFTLLQNGVSLPIIIGIIAGAVFLVLFIVVEKRMDDPLVPIGIFKNKMFSLNLFTMLTAFVAIGANNIIMPFYLQDARQFSPGMAGLLMTVIPLITAVMGPISGTMSDHIGSELPTMIGLIFTTIGLALMTMLGIDTTIAVIILFLAVIAVGSALFQSPNNSLVMGSVSRDELGLVGSLAGLVRNMGMSVGITAGTSLLYSRMSDMAGYRVTNYIPGHPDIFLYGLRSVYIMLAVVVFVGALLTIIRFVYARRQERKQAAQQEK is encoded by the coding sequence ATGAATAAAAATAGGACGTATAGTAAGTGGAGTATTTTGTTCACTGTGCTGATTATGACTTTTATGGTAACGCTGGACGGGAGCATTGTGAACGTGGCGCTTCCGGTTATGTCGAGTGAATTGAATGCGAGTATGGGTGATATCGAATGGGTAGCCAGTATCTATCTTGTGGTCACCTGTGCCACGATTTTGATTTTTGGCCGATTAGGTGATATGATCGGCAAGGTTCGGATTTTTCAAATCGGGGTCATTCTCTTTACCATTGGCTCGCTGCTGTGCAGTATTTCCGGTACACTCCCGCTCTTAATTGGCGCAAGGGTGGTGCAGGGACTGGGCAGCGCGGCAGCCCTCGCCAACAATCAGGGAATCATTACAGAGTCTTTTCCGCCCGATGAGCGGGGAAAAGCCCTTGGGTTTGTCAGTACCTTTGTGGCGCTTGGGAGCATGACCGGCCCAACCCTTGGCGGGATGATCCTCACAGTGCTTCCTTGGACTTATATTTTTTTGATCAACATACCGGTTGGCGTGCTCTCCTTTTTAATCGGCCTGAGAACGCTGCCGAATAAAAAACCGGCAAAGCCAGGACGTCTGGACGCAAAGGGCTCGGTTTTGCTGCTGCTTTCAATACTGTTGCTGTTCGGCTCGTTTACCTTGCTGCAGAATGGTGTCAGCCTGCCGATTATCATCGGCATTATTGCCGGTGCGGTTTTTCTGGTATTATTTATCGTGGTTGAAAAGCGGATGGATGATCCTCTGGTACCCATCGGTATTTTTAAAAACAAGATGTTTTCCCTGAATCTTTTTACCATGCTGACAGCATTTGTCGCCATTGGGGCAAACAATATTATCATGCCCTTTTATCTCCAGGACGCCCGGCAGTTCAGCCCTGGAATGGCGGGACTTTTGATGACAGTTATCCCGCTGATCACAGCGGTCATGGGCCCCATCAGCGGCACCATGTCTGACCATATCGGCAGTGAGCTGCCAACCATGATCGGCCTTATCTTCACGACGATTGGTCTGGCACTGATGACAATGCTCGGCATTGATACCACCATAGCGGTGATCATTCTCTTTCTCGCGGTTATCGCGGTGGGAAGCGCCTTGTTCCAGTCTCCCAACAATTCTCTGGTTATGGGCAGTGTCTCCAGGGATGAGCTGGGTCTGGTAGGTAGTCTGGCAGGCCTGGTGAGGAATATGGGCATGTCAGTGGGAATCACGGCTGGTACATCTCTGCTGTACAGCCGGATGAGTGATATGGCGGGTTACCGGGTCACGAATTATATTCCTGGCCACCCGGATATCTTTTTATACGGCCTGCGGTCGGTTTACATCATGCTGGCGGTTGTTGTCTTCGTCGGGGCTTTGTTAACCATTATCCGCTTTGTCTATGCAAGGAGGCAGGAGAGAAAACAAGCTGCTCAACAGGAAAAATAA
- a CDS encoding UvrD-helicase domain-containing protein produces the protein MFISDLHIHSRYSRATSKECTPEHLDLWSRRKGIDILGTGDFTHPAWREELKEKLEPAESGLYTLKKDFRLKDDTAGVKADPRFVITGEISSIYKKNGRVRKVHSVILLPSLESAELFSKKLEAIGNIHSDGRPILGLDCHDLLEIMLETCPEAIYIPAHIWTPHFSLFGAFSGFDTIEECFEDLTPHIHALETGLSSDPPMNWRLSALDGYQLISNSDAHSPAKLGREANLMDIELSYEGLSGAIQEGKGLAGTIEFFPEEGKYHYDGHRKCHLCLSPKEAEPYNGKCPVCGRKLTIGVSHRVEQLADREDGYQLENAQPYESLVPLPEVIAASTGRSAASMKVQKDYMEMLQKLGSEFSILREAPIEDIKKAAGFLISEGINRLRKGEVERTPGYDGEYGKVKLIDDSELNALDGQVSLFASSELAQMPRKEKAAKQLPAAGKPEEPEAAQPPHPIMTESLNAEQLEAVITARRAIAVIAGPGTGKTKTLVSRILHLLNERRVKPTEITAVTFTNKAAAEMRERLEKELGKRAARQVNIGTFHSLCNKILKEHRESFTLADAFETLETVEETIRHFGLTLSAKQFLKEVSLLKTGLSRESNVLSEAAFDYYGQQLKALSVLDFDDLLTETLAMLESEDKNSIRKNHYSFLLVDEFQDISPIQYELIKSWNRDGRELFVIGDPDQSIYGFRGSDARCFERLSADYPELQTIRLVHNYRSTPEIVTSACQVINHNEGAQREIQPFQSKGTPLKLVSAPSELSEGIFVAREINRLIGGIDMLDTETADNRQDSQTMRSFSDIAVLYRTHRQAEMLETCLKKEGIPYVITGRDDFLTDRNVRGTVCFFRTLLDPKDQLSLRMCLKLLWDLPEETAEILINTPDQIDTSRCPYVYLKEKYLPKVKRAKPQKLLEDWAAELGLNENKSFAKFLDMTVFYKTLAEFMDTLTFGEEGDLKRSANKTYTSDAVTLMTLHGSKGLEFPIVFLYGAKKGMMPLEVGKLSSDIQEERRLFFVGMTRAKDELILTTSSEPSPFLNELPEAMLKRQSAGKLQNPNEGKQISLTDLLS, from the coding sequence TTGTTTATTTCAGATTTACATATACATTCCCGTTACTCAAGAGCCACCAGCAAGGAGTGTACTCCAGAACATCTGGATCTCTGGTCGAGAAGAAAAGGAATTGATATTCTCGGAACCGGAGATTTCACCCATCCGGCGTGGCGGGAAGAATTAAAGGAAAAACTCGAGCCCGCCGAATCAGGCCTCTATACTTTAAAAAAAGATTTTCGCTTAAAGGACGATACCGCAGGCGTCAAGGCCGACCCGCGTTTTGTCATCACGGGCGAGATCAGTTCAATCTACAAAAAAAACGGCAGGGTGCGCAAGGTGCACAGCGTCATTCTGCTGCCAAGCCTTGAATCTGCCGAGCTCTTTTCCAAAAAGCTGGAAGCTATCGGCAATATCCACTCCGACGGACGGCCTATACTGGGGCTTGACTGTCACGACCTTTTGGAGATCATGCTCGAAACCTGCCCAGAGGCTATCTATATTCCCGCCCATATCTGGACGCCGCATTTTTCGCTTTTTGGCGCTTTCTCAGGTTTTGATACCATCGAAGAATGCTTTGAGGACCTGACGCCCCATATCCACGCGCTGGAAACTGGCTTATCCTCCGACCCTCCTATGAATTGGCGGCTTTCCGCCCTCGACGGCTATCAGCTCATCTCGAATTCCGACGCCCACTCCCCTGCCAAGCTGGGACGGGAAGCCAATTTAATGGACATAGAGCTCAGCTATGAAGGGCTCTCCGGCGCGATCCAGGAAGGTAAGGGACTGGCAGGAACCATTGAGTTTTTTCCTGAAGAAGGCAAGTATCATTATGACGGACACCGGAAATGCCATTTGTGTTTAAGCCCAAAGGAAGCGGAGCCCTATAATGGAAAATGCCCGGTCTGCGGCAGAAAACTGACCATCGGCGTCTCTCACCGTGTCGAACAGCTCGCGGACCGGGAGGATGGTTATCAGCTTGAAAATGCCCAGCCTTATGAAAGCCTGGTGCCCCTGCCCGAGGTCATCGCCGCCTCCACAGGACGCTCGGCAGCCAGTATGAAAGTGCAAAAAGATTACATGGAAATGCTGCAAAAGCTGGGGTCAGAGTTTTCAATTCTTCGCGAAGCGCCCATCGAAGATATCAAAAAAGCAGCGGGTTTTCTCATTTCAGAAGGCATTAACCGCCTCAGAAAAGGCGAAGTCGAACGGACACCTGGCTATGACGGCGAATACGGAAAGGTCAAACTTATTGACGATTCCGAGCTAAATGCCCTTGACGGTCAGGTCAGCCTCTTTGCGTCTTCAGAACTGGCGCAGATGCCCCGGAAAGAAAAGGCCGCAAAGCAGCTGCCTGCCGCAGGCAAACCCGAAGAACCCGAAGCAGCCCAGCCTCCGCATCCCATTATGACAGAATCGCTAAACGCAGAGCAGCTGGAAGCTGTTATAACCGCGCGGAGAGCCATCGCCGTCATCGCAGGTCCGGGAACCGGAAAAACAAAAACCCTGGTTTCCCGTATCCTTCATTTACTCAATGAACGGCGCGTTAAGCCAACGGAGATCACTGCCGTCACCTTTACGAACAAAGCCGCCGCCGAAATGCGTGAGCGGCTCGAGAAAGAGCTGGGAAAACGCGCTGCCAGACAGGTAAACATCGGAACCTTCCACAGCCTGTGCAATAAAATCTTAAAGGAGCACCGCGAAAGTTTTACGCTGGCCGACGCCTTTGAAACCCTTGAAACCGTAGAAGAAACCATTCGCCATTTTGGCCTGACCCTTTCCGCAAAGCAGTTTCTGAAGGAAGTCTCTCTTTTGAAAACCGGCCTGTCAAGGGAATCAAACGTCCTCTCAGAAGCTGCCTTCGATTATTACGGCCAGCAGCTCAAAGCACTGTCTGTCCTGGATTTTGACGATCTTCTCACCGAAACGCTGGCAATGCTGGAATCCGAAGATAAAAACAGCATCCGTAAAAACCACTACAGCTTTTTATTAGTCGATGAGTTTCAAGACATCAGTCCCATCCAATATGAGCTTATCAAATCATGGAACCGCGATGGCCGAGAGCTTTTTGTTATCGGTGATCCCGACCAGTCCATCTATGGCTTTCGCGGCTCAGACGCCCGATGCTTTGAGCGCCTGAGTGCAGATTACCCTGAGCTCCAGACCATCCGGCTTGTGCACAATTACCGTTCCACTCCGGAAATTGTCACCTCAGCCTGTCAGGTCATCAATCACAACGAGGGCGCCCAGCGTGAGATACAGCCTTTCCAGTCAAAGGGAACACCGCTCAAACTGGTGAGCGCTCCCAGCGAGCTGTCGGAGGGGATTTTTGTCGCCCGTGAAATCAACCGGCTCATTGGGGGGATCGACATGCTGGACACCGAAACCGCCGATAACCGGCAGGACAGCCAGACCATGCGCAGCTTTTCAGATATTGCTGTGCTCTACCGTACGCACAGACAGGCCGAAATGCTCGAAACCTGCCTTAAAAAAGAGGGGATTCCCTATGTTATCACTGGCAGAGATGATTTTCTCACAGATCGCAATGTCCGGGGAACCGTCTGCTTCTTCCGGACACTTCTTGACCCCAAAGACCAGCTTTCTCTCAGAATGTGCCTGAAGCTTCTCTGGGATCTCCCGGAAGAAACAGCAGAAATCCTGATTAACACACCGGATCAGATTGACACCAGCCGCTGCCCCTATGTCTATCTGAAGGAAAAATATCTGCCCAAAGTAAAGCGCGCAAAACCGCAAAAGCTATTAGAAGACTGGGCTGCCGAGCTCGGCTTGAATGAAAACAAGTCTTTTGCAAAATTTCTGGATATGACCGTTTTCTACAAAACGCTGGCTGAGTTCATGGATACACTGACCTTTGGAGAAGAAGGCGATCTGAAAAGAAGTGCGAATAAAACCTATACCTCAGACGCGGTTACCCTTATGACCCTCCACGGTTCCAAAGGGCTGGAATTCCCCATCGTATTCCTCTACGGCGCAAAAAAAGGCATGATGCCTCTGGAGGTTGGCAAGCTATCTTCGGATATTCAGGAGGAACGCCGGCTGTTCTTTGTCGGGATGACCCGGGCCAAAGATGAGCTGATCCTCACAACTTCGTCAGAGCCTTCGCCGTTTCTAAACGAATTGCCAGAGGCTATGCTGAAACGCCAATCCGCCGGGAAACTCCAGAATCCAAATGAAGGAAAACAAATCAGCCTTACCGATCTTTTATCCTGA
- a CDS encoding bifunctional diguanylate cyclase/phosphodiesterase produces MDKRQKYKERLLQIDQDLFELKPLLIDNKTLKENTDYLADFLKRYLPINQLALVQITSEGGIRERAFWKNDRNEDFWLSVIHDCMDKWQNEKDSLSDFDKMESGIEKASVYALFPVACEDRLAGALLVQKPEQTGMWKEEEIALLELMASTVSVTLINRARYEEYALQGYVFNELMDNTSTNIYVTDVETNKILFMNKAMQKSFGIEKPEGKICWQVLQKGMDGPCHFCPVPGLLKEEDEHPSVVWEEENTRTGITYKNYDSFMQWTDGRTVHFQQSVDNTITRQLEKAAATDELTGLLNRRAGKLALDHTLSQAKRDKLRVIVGMYDVNDLKQVNDTYGHAEGDVLLKTISGNIKECLAPQDYIFRLSGDEFIIVFKDTDLAASKEKVSQARGQIQLFKENNQKPYEMSFCCGYEEVEPEDHRTITEILTSVDEKMYEKKRLFHIQKAEEKYRKDGEKQSRTKTFSYDKEHLYDALVQSTDDYIYVCNMKTNTFRYPKAMVEEFDLPGEVIENAAAVWGARVHDLDKKAFLESNQEITDGRTDCHSVEYRARNRKGEWVWMRCRGHLERDEAGEPTLFAGIITNLGKKNKIDHLTGLFNKFEFEEEIERLISTKPDQPIGIMVLGMDEFKRINDLYNRSFGDEVIRITSQKIQTFLPPDATVYRMDGDEFGIILRNGTAHGLENIYAKIYQALNHQQEFNGKKFYCTLSAGCSLYPSDGRTYLDLIKYAGYSLEYAKNKGKNQIAFFSEKILIGKTRQLDLTELLRESVERGFKDFEVYYQMQVNADTREIKGAEALARWKCEKYGQIPPDQFIPILEESGLIMPVGRWIFEQALDACAHWIKKDPDFVISVNLSYVQLEDAGFIDFMEQAVLNSGVPPANVVVEMTESYIASNINRVEGIFDRIRSFGMKIAMDDFGTGYSSLGILKKIPADIVKIDRIFVRDVQTSHFDLTFIKFIVELCHDVGIEVCLEGVETEDEYEAVKPHDVDFIQGYLFGKPVPENTFEEQNFS; encoded by the coding sequence ATGGACAAACGACAAAAATATAAAGAACGTTTATTACAAATTGATCAGGATTTATTTGAGCTTAAGCCTTTATTAATCGATAATAAAACCCTAAAGGAAAACACCGATTATCTGGCAGATTTTTTAAAGCGTTATCTACCCATAAACCAGCTGGCGCTAGTGCAGATAACCAGTGAAGGCGGTATAAGGGAAAGGGCTTTCTGGAAAAACGACCGGAATGAGGATTTTTGGCTGTCTGTTATTCATGATTGTATGGATAAGTGGCAGAATGAAAAAGACAGCCTGTCTGATTTTGATAAAATGGAGTCAGGTATCGAGAAAGCCTCTGTCTATGCTTTGTTTCCAGTAGCCTGTGAGGACAGGCTGGCAGGTGCTCTGCTGGTGCAGAAGCCTGAGCAGACAGGCATGTGGAAGGAAGAGGAGATTGCCCTTCTGGAATTAATGGCCTCCACGGTCAGCGTGACGCTGATTAACCGTGCCCGTTACGAGGAGTATGCCCTTCAGGGATATGTTTTCAATGAGCTGATGGACAATACCAGCACAAATATCTATGTCACAGATGTTGAGACCAATAAAATACTTTTTATGAACAAGGCAATGCAGAAATCTTTTGGAATCGAAAAGCCAGAGGGAAAAATCTGCTGGCAGGTTCTTCAGAAAGGGATGGACGGGCCCTGTCATTTCTGTCCAGTGCCGGGGCTTTTGAAAGAAGAGGACGAGCACCCCTCAGTTGTATGGGAGGAAGAAAACACACGAACCGGCATTACCTACAAAAATTATGACAGCTTTATGCAGTGGACAGACGGGCGCACTGTTCACTTCCAGCAATCCGTTGACAACACAATAACCAGGCAGCTTGAAAAGGCTGCCGCCACCGACGAGCTGACCGGGCTGCTGAACCGGAGGGCTGGAAAGCTGGCGCTGGACCATACACTCAGCCAGGCGAAGCGGGATAAGCTCCGGGTGATTGTGGGCATGTACGATGTCAACGACCTTAAGCAAGTCAATGATACCTACGGGCACGCAGAGGGCGATGTTTTACTGAAAACTATTTCCGGGAATATTAAGGAATGCCTGGCGCCGCAGGATTACATATTCCGGCTGAGCGGCGATGAGTTTATCATTGTTTTCAAAGATACCGATCTCGCGGCTTCCAAGGAAAAGGTCTCTCAGGCCAGAGGGCAGATACAGCTTTTTAAGGAAAACAATCAGAAGCCCTATGAGATGAGTTTCTGCTGTGGTTATGAGGAGGTTGAGCCCGAAGACCACCGAACCATCACTGAGATTCTGACCAGCGTCGATGAGAAAATGTATGAGAAAAAAAGGCTGTTTCACATTCAAAAGGCAGAAGAAAAATACCGGAAGGATGGCGAGAAGCAAAGCCGGACAAAGACCTTCAGCTATGATAAGGAGCACCTTTACGATGCCCTGGTCCAGAGCACCGATGATTACATCTATGTGTGCAATATGAAGACAAACACCTTTCGTTACCCCAAGGCCATGGTGGAGGAGTTCGATCTTCCCGGCGAGGTAATCGAGAACGCCGCGGCCGTTTGGGGAGCCCGTGTTCATGATCTGGATAAAAAAGCCTTTCTTGAATCAAATCAGGAAATAACAGATGGCCGGACAGACTGCCACAGCGTCGAATATCGCGCCAGGAACCGCAAGGGTGAGTGGGTCTGGATGCGGTGCAGAGGACATCTGGAACGCGACGAAGCCGGAGAGCCGACACTTTTTGCCGGCATTATCACAAATCTGGGCAAGAAAAATAAAATAGACCATCTGACCGGGCTTTTTAACAAGTTTGAATTTGAGGAAGAAATCGAGCGGTTGATCAGCACAAAGCCGGATCAGCCCATTGGAATAATGGTTCTGGGAATGGATGAGTTTAAGCGTATTAATGACCTTTATAACCGGAGCTTTGGCGACGAAGTCATACGGATCACCTCCCAGAAGATACAGACCTTTCTGCCGCCGGATGCCACCGTCTACCGGATGGATGGTGACGAGTTCGGCATTATTCTCAGAAATGGTACGGCGCATGGCCTGGAAAACATTTATGCGAAAATATACCAGGCGCTTAACCATCAGCAGGAGTTCAACGGTAAAAAGTTTTACTGTACGCTTTCTGCCGGATGCTCGCTTTACCCGTCAGACGGCAGAACTTATCTCGATTTGATTAAATATGCAGGGTATTCCCTGGAGTACGCTAAAAATAAAGGTAAAAACCAGATTGCCTTTTTCTCGGAAAAAATCCTGATTGGAAAGACCCGCCAGCTGGATTTGACAGAGCTGCTGCGCGAGAGCGTGGAGCGTGGCTTTAAAGATTTTGAGGTTTATTACCAGATGCAGGTCAATGCTGATACTAGAGAAATAAAAGGGGCGGAGGCGCTGGCGCGCTGGAAATGTGAAAAATACGGGCAGATACCGCCAGACCAGTTTATACCGATTCTGGAGGAAAGCGGCCTTATTATGCCGGTTGGCAGATGGATTTTTGAACAGGCGCTGGACGCCTGCGCCCATTGGATAAAAAAAGACCCGGATTTTGTCATCAGCGTTAACCTGTCCTACGTCCAGCTTGAGGACGCCGGGTTTATCGATTTTATGGAGCAGGCCGTGCTGAACAGTGGCGTTCCCCCGGCTAACGTGGTAGTAGAGATGACAGAAAGCTACATTGCCTCTAATATTAACCGGGTCGAGGGGATTTTTGACCGAATTCGCAGCTTCGGCATGAAAATCGCCATGGATGATTTTGGAACCGGTTATTCCTCGCTGGGAATCCTGAAAAAGATTCCGGCAGATATTGTGAAGATTGACCGGATATTTGTAAGGGATGTTCAGACAAGCCATTTTGATCTGACCTTTATAAAATTCATTGTGGAGCTGTGCCATGATGTGGGTATTGAGGTCTGTCTGGAGGGGGTGGAGACAGAGGACGAATACGAGGCTGTAAAGCCTCATGACGTTGATTTTATTCAGGGATACCTTTTTGGAAAACCTGTGCCGGAAAATACTTTTGAAGAACAAAATTTTAGTTAG
- the rlmD gene encoding 23S rRNA (uracil(1939)-C(5))-methyltransferase RlmD, producing MKIKEKITIVLEDITHSGEGVGRVDNMIVFVDGGVPGDTVEIEITAIKKTYMTGKIIKLIAPSGTRQEPPCLYFGRCGGCQLLQVQYDAQLAIKHKIVTDALERIGGIKDVPVNAVIGMEVPYRYRNKAQFKISGKGVGFFAKRSHQIVPIEDCLTQPESCAQVIETFNALLKDGCFELYDEQQHTGFLRGIVQRTNEQGENMIVIVGNGKKLKHKDKILQAITERIPDVRSIYLNVNTTRGNAVLGRENHLLLGTPQIEERIGDLSFLISPNSFFQVNTRQTKVMYDLVKRMAALTGTETLFDLYCGTGTIGLYLAREAAQVYGIEIVENAVLDAQENAERNQIENISFIQGKSETEAPKLADEGVHPDVIVLDPPRKGCDPALLEMIKNLAVPKVVYVSCNPSTLARDLKIMREYGYQVQEVQPVDLFPGTGHVETVVKLSR from the coding sequence TTGAAGATAAAAGAGAAAATCACCATCGTGTTAGAGGATATTACCCACAGCGGCGAAGGCGTCGGCCGGGTCGACAATATGATCGTATTTGTGGACGGCGGCGTGCCGGGCGACACAGTGGAAATTGAGATAACCGCCATCAAGAAGACCTATATGACCGGAAAAATAATAAAATTGATTGCCCCCTCCGGGACACGGCAGGAGCCGCCGTGTCTCTATTTTGGGCGCTGCGGCGGCTGCCAGCTCCTGCAGGTGCAGTATGATGCTCAGCTTGCCATCAAGCATAAAATCGTCACCGACGCACTGGAAAGAATCGGCGGGATTAAGGACGTTCCGGTAAACGCCGTGATCGGCATGGAGGTGCCGTACCGCTACCGCAATAAAGCTCAGTTTAAAATCAGCGGTAAAGGCGTGGGCTTTTTCGCCAAGAGAAGCCATCAGATCGTCCCCATCGAAGACTGCCTGACCCAGCCCGAAAGCTGTGCACAGGTCATAGAAACCTTTAACGCGCTGCTGAAAGATGGCTGCTTTGAGCTTTACGACGAGCAGCAGCATACAGGCTTTCTGAGAGGAATTGTCCAGAGAACCAACGAGCAGGGCGAAAATATGATTGTGATCGTGGGAAACGGAAAAAAACTCAAGCATAAAGATAAAATCCTGCAAGCCATTACCGAGAGAATTCCAGATGTGCGTTCCATCTACCTGAATGTCAATACCACCAGAGGGAATGCCGTGCTGGGCAGAGAAAACCACCTGCTGCTGGGCACACCGCAGATCGAGGAACGCATCGGCGACCTGAGCTTTCTCATCTCGCCCAATTCCTTTTTCCAGGTCAATACCCGCCAGACAAAGGTGATGTATGATCTGGTGAAAAGGATGGCCGCCTTAACCGGCACCGAAACGCTTTTCGACCTTTATTGCGGCACAGGCACCATCGGCCTGTACCTGGCCCGCGAAGCCGCCCAGGTCTATGGCATCGAGATCGTGGAAAACGCCGTCCTTGACGCCCAGGAGAACGCCGAGCGCAATCAGATCGAAAATATCAGCTTTATCCAAGGAAAATCCGAAACAGAAGCCCCAAAACTGGCAGACGAAGGCGTCCACCCCGATGTCATTGTCCTCGACCCGCCCAGAAAAGGCTGCGACCCCGCACTCCTGGAAATGATCAAAAACCTGGCCGTCCCCAAAGTCGTCTACGTTTCCTGTAACCCTTCCACCTTGGCCCGCGACCTGAAAATAATGCGTGAGTATGGGTATCAGGTGCAGGAAGTTCAGCCAGTGGATTTGTTTCCTGGGACGGGGCACGTTGAGACGGTGGTCAAACTTTCTAGGTAA